Genomic segment of Arachis stenosperma cultivar V10309 chromosome 4, arast.V10309.gnm1.PFL2, whole genome shotgun sequence:
TACAAGTATGGAAAAGGATAACTAAACAACTTAGCTTCTTCTGCCATGAATTTCGGTCCATCCTGTAAGGCACAACTCCAAGTTTGACAAATTATTCAATACTTTGCTCATATCTCAATTAAAGGATATGTAGTTATAATAACCTGGGGGTGAGTAGCTACGGAATTCTTGGCTTGTTTCTCAATAGAATTTGCAGTAGAACTCAACATGATGTATGTAAGCTTGTTTCAAATAAGAACTAATTCAAAGATATCCAACTCTAGAGTTAACTCATAAACACTTGCAAGTTTACAATTTGAGTTTCATGATTCAAGTTTACTTAGGCTCCACAAGTTTAGGCAAACTTTCAGGTTTGATAAAATTGACTAATCTtattaaaacaaataaacaaaaaatttagtaGAGTTTAGGAGAATACATTTGTCAAGCCACCTTTGAAAAAAGCAAATGAGAAATTTGATCTTTGATTAATCAACTGAAGCTTCAAGTAATCTTTTCCTGATTTCCTATAATTGGGACTGGAGAAATTTGCATACTGatattgaaaaaatataaaacaaaaaggaaagaaaaaacaGTTATTGTTAAACATCTTTTTGGGTCTTCTTTAGGCTAAAAAATGGATAAGATTTTTGTGCAAACCTTGATAGGTGCAGAGGAACAGAACAATGGAGGACTGGTAAATTGATTTTCTGCAGGACAGGTAGAAGCACTGGAAATTGTGTAAGAAAAGAGAATTCCAGTTAATGTAACTAAGCTCTTGAATCATGAAATATAAAACGAATCGCATATTAACTGAAATCACATGCTCACAAGTTACAATTAACAAAACGAATCACATCATTTGAGAAGAAAACGAAACTCAGTCAATTGTGCAGCTAAGAGAAAAAtcagagaacaaaaagaaaaagaaagaaatcaacaattcacagagcagagaagaagaatgaaaatcagaaatttggaatcacaattcacaaaacaAGGAAAAACAACatagaaaagtaaagagaaaaggaaaaatgaaCCTTATTCGATGTTGCAAGACTAATGGAACTGTGAAATCATGTGTTGCGAATTAAAGTAGCACTCGTAATACTTCATATGGAGAAGGAGGTGCTGCGACGTGTTTTCTATTTGAAATAGGGGACGGAAAGACGCGGCGCGAGTGTGACGGGGCGATGACGGGTGCGGGAGCAGCAGAACAACGTCACGGTGGCAGCAGAGCGAAGAGGCGCGGCGGCATTAGAGAGGGAAGGTTGGTGAAATGGTAGAGGTGAAATGGAGAAGCGCGATTTGGGGTTAACTTTTCTGAGGTAAATTGAGGTGAATTGGGGCGAAACGAGTGACGCGGGAGTAAACGcggaaaaaaaattttgttgataAAAATGGACGGTCGTTCCTcgattttatttgaaaaaaaaaaaaaaacatgcacccatctattttatataataaatttaaattatccatttaattttaaaaagtatcTTCATCGTTTAAATTTTTGGCCGtcgatataataaatattaaaattgacaATTTTTTTTGTCGAAGAAAAAATTATCGCACCCCATCCTCCTTCGGCAATGCAACGCTAACACTGAAATGTTCtaagtttttaaaataataGGCGACCGTGTcgtcgattttaatattttatttttttttttttttaattattttgtcgACAATAAATCGTCAAAAATTATCGACAAAGATTTGACCATTGATTTTTAGCGTCGATAATTATACTGCTTCTTGTAGtgtaatataataataataacaaattatttgacacatAATAGATTAAAATGtggttatattatttatttttaacaatcTCTCACTTACATGAGAGTcaattataatatattagatCTTAGACATACTATTATCTTACTAATATCTATTTATATAATATcatatagtaaaaataaaatattttatactatgtgtatatcaaaattaaactctttatttaataaaagttgtatttgtttaaaattttatcttttaaaaatcttaattaGAAAATACCTTTATTTAATAAATGTACATAACAAaagatattaatttaaaaaaaattattaagaatGGATCAATTAATTTAACCTAAAATCATTGATTTAATGACGGAAGTATTtaacaaaacataaaaaataagtgGAGTACGAAGAGTATGTATTCTTTTAAATTGTTCTGTTAGGATTTTTACTATTCTTTCaagaaattttctttttctttctttcttttcaaccttattctttaattttctttttatttttcgaattttttcaTCTGAATCCATTCCTTATAACTTTCTCTCTTTTCActctttttattcttcttatctttttttcattCTATCATAACATCCTTATTCGTATTatgaatccaaaaggagagtaaATCTACATCCGAaccaaaggagcaaggaagaagaggagaaatTGATGTTTGGAACAGAGAAAGACTTCTCTAAAAGACTAGAGGCATGTATAGAACTTGTGACCAAGAAGATATGTGTTGAACAAGAATTAATTGCTGATCATAGGGTGGAGAGTGTCAGCCGATCAATAGCACCCTAAGACCCATGAGAATGTTATCGTAGAATTGTCGGGGTTTCTGAAGATTTCTGACAATTTATAACCTTAAAGGGGTTGTTTAATCCCACTCTCCTAAGTTAATTTTTCTTTGTGAAACAAAAAATCAATCTCGATAGGTGGAAAAAAAATTCAAGGCTTGTAGCTACTCTAATTGGCAAATTATTGTTGATCCTTCTGGTAGTGTGGGTGGACTTGTGTTGACATGAAAGGATGACTTTGTTGTTCAGATTTTCAATTGTTCTGAGTTCTATATTGCTGCCTTGATAAAAGATGTCCCTCTCAACATTGAATGGAGATTTATAGGTATTTATTTAAATTGCAATGAGAATATTCAACTATCCCAGTTCTAAGAAATTTCTTTGGTGCTCTCCCAACTCCAAGATAAATCAATTATTATTGGtaatttcaatttaattattGATCAAGGTGAGAAACTTGGTGGTAATCTTAAATCTCATTCTTCTATTGTTGTCTTTAATTACTTTATTGGAGATAACTTGTTGATTAATTTGGGAATGGCGGGTAGACCATTTACTTGGAGTAACAGACGCAGAAAAGGTGAACTAATTCAGAAAAGTTTTGACAGAGTGCTTGTTGATGAATCTTGGTCCCAATTATACTCTCATCCCATAGTCTTTAGATTATCATAGATAGGTTCTGATCACACCCCTTTCTTTGGACACACAGTACCAACCGAAGAGATCAAAGAGGAGATTCAAGTTTCAATTTCGCTGGTGTAATGAAAAACAAATTTGTAATTTCATCAGCAAGGTTTGAAACTCATATATAGAAGGTTCAGTGATGTTGAAATTATTTCAGAAGCTTAAATTGGTTAGACACCGATTGATTCTCTGGCAAAAGAATAATTCTACTAATTCTAAAATGGAGATTGTATAAGTTATTGCTCTTCTAGACAAAAACAAGCATCAGACATCATGGGAGACACTGAATTACTTAAGTTTGAAAAATGACTTAAAAAAGCATATTTAGACGAGAAACTGTATTGGAAAGACaaatttagaattaaatgaCTAAATGAAGGAGACCAAAATATAAATTTCttccataaaaaatttaaatctagaacaaaaaaataagatatgACATCTACGAAGGGATAATGGGGATATGGTAACAACTAATGCTGATATTGCTAAGGTGGATGATGACTACTTTAAGAGTATTTTCACATCTTCTAATCAGACGAATTTTGGGCCTTTTTTCATAGATTTTGAGTCTAAGATTACAGCTAACATGAACCGTAGGCTTAGAAGACCTGTTTCTATAGAAGAGGTAAAAAGAGCTACTTTTAGTATCCACCCTCAATGTGCACCAGGAGAGGTTGGTATAACGGCTAAATTCTTCCAATTCTATTTAGATATGGTGAGAGAAGATGTGTTTCGGGTTGCGTGGCATTTTTTTACTGGAggtagaattttaaaaaattttaatcacaCCAATATTTGTCTAGTGCTAAAGGTTCCAGATGTGAGCGATATGATTCAGATAAGGTCCATCAGTTTGTCTTCGGTTGTCTACAGAATGATTTCAAACGTACTGATCTACAGACTTCAAGGGTGTATAAACAAGGTAATTAGTCCTACTCAAAgtgcattattgaaagatagACTTATTTATGATAATATTCTTATAGCACACGAATGTATACACTACCTTAAATAAAAGAAGCGAGCCTTGGAATACGAAATAACACTCAAGATTGTTATAAGTAAAGCCTATGACAGGGTTAAGTGGCATTTTCTATGGTTTATTATGGAGAAAATGAGCTTTGAATTGAGATTCATTGAATGGATTCATAAATTGTTGATAACCGTTTCTTACTTTGTTATTGTGAAAGGTCAACTTTATGATCTTTTTAAACCAAATAGAGTCATCTGTCAAGGTGACCCAATATgtccttttttttcttattatatgTAGAAAGACTTTCCTTCTTGCTACACAAagcaaataaatagaagatGGCCAACTATAAATCACTTGCTATTTGTTGATGATTCTATTCTATTCGGTAAAGTCTTGAAAAATAGTTGTGCCTCTATTCTAGAATTATCGGAATCTTATGAGAATTTCAATGGGCAAAGAAAGAAGGCGGGCTTGGTTTCATAGTATTCTAACCCAGTTCTGGTGGGGCAGCAAGGTTCTGAAAGGTGAATGGTGTGGATTAGTTGGGATAAGATGACTAAGCCTGAGAAAGAAGGCGGGCTTGGTTTCAAATATCTCAAGGCTCAAAACCTGGCTCTTTTGGATAAACAGTGCTAAAAAATTATGATTCAACTTAACTCTCTTCTTTCTAGAATACTTAAAGGTAAATACTTCAGATttaattctatccttatagCAGAAGTAGGAACTTTCTCTTCTTGGGGTTGACAAAGTATTCTTGAAGGGAGGCGAGTTATTGAGAAAGGCATTAGTTGAAAAGTAAGTTCTAGTGATATCCGAATTTTCAATGAACCATGGCTCCCTCCTCCTTACCCCTTCACTGTTCCACCATTTTTGGCAGTACTATCAGATTGTTACCATTTGTTATGGGTGAAAGACCTGCTTTTGTCAAATAAATAGTAGAACTAAGTATTAATCTCAAACCTTTTCCCTCTATAAATTGTTCAGCGAATCTTCTCCATAACCCCAGGAGAAGTTGAAGACAAAATTCAATGGGTAATGAATAGAGCAAAAACATATGATGTTGTATTAGGGTACATGATTGCTTACCAATTTTATTATATCTCCACCGAATTTTGTTCGAACTTCATGCAACAGAGGCTAGTTTGGAGCCATTTATGGAAGATGAAAATTCCTCACAAGATTTTGCTCTTTCTGTGAAAAATCTCCCCATGGTAAGCTTCCTGTTCTGTTTCTCATTCACCAAAGGTTCCCATCCACTCCGGCAACTTGTCCAATCTGCAAGTCAGCTCCAAAATCACTTATGCACTGTCTATTTTTCTGTGGAGACGCAAATCTATTGTGGAagaagagtcctttgacttaccTCGTTCCAGACCATAGATGTTTCTTGTTCTTCGATTGGTGGAGGGATTCGATGTTACAAACTGGAGTTTAAGGGACAAGTCCTCAAAGAGCTCGACTGGTTTTGATTATATCTTGGAATATTTGGAAGGAGAGGTGTCGGCGAGTCTTTGAGTATGTTCAGGAGCCTCCGAAAAAAGGTACTAGCAATATCGCCTAAGTTGAACAAGAAGTTATCTATTTTGCCTTATGCATATGTCTTAATATTTCTTtcttatctatttttttatatttttttttacaattttatctGTTTgtgaatatttaaaatatttttttctatttttttgttctgatttttggatattgtatttattttttattgaataaaatacttgtattatctttgaaaaaaaatagggaagtggctaattttttttataaaaaaattggtgtttttgttaaaaatatgaTTATTTGATGTAATTACAAACATGGACGGAGATAAGGGGGGCGAGTGGCGGCCTCGGCCCCCCaactttttttaatagtaataagttattatgtataatttaatttttttaaaaaattatttattatttagtctagtataaatGAAAGTTCAGTCtactttaaatattaataatttttaatatctaaaaaataagtaacaatattaaaaaaaatctgaaaaagatattattactaatattttttaattaaataaaaattttcaaatctcataaagtgaattctttttcttcttgtggcagtcttttttattcatttggTATTAATTCTCTCTGTTTCAACTGCTACAATTAAGAGATCTTTTTCAACTATCAATATTgtgaaaaataacttagaaacaaaataaaagatgaatttcttactaattgtcttttaattatattgaaaagaaaattactgaaaaaTTTGACATAAATTCTATTATCGGTGAATTTTATGATACGAAAATTCGACCACTTCgttaataaaaagtatacacatattttttttactttaaaatatattctctgtcggtatatttttgtaatacatcttatattatataatttttttatataatttttaatattatatgtatttttGGCCTCCCATAATATCATTTCTGGATCAATCCCTAATTACAAATAGGTGGATTTTGGAGGTGAGAAGTCAACATGTAAAAGGCGTGTTGAACACGTGGCAACATCCCAACCATCACGTGGGGGCGTGTTAAAACACTTCAGAAGCGTGTTAAATATTTTCATATTACTGTAATACACTTTAAATGTTAATATTTAAACAAAACACTATTTCCATtctcatattaaaaataatttctgaagtATTTATCatcttaatttataataaaaactaGGAGCTAAAAGTGTACTTTCTTAAAAGTACTTTAGAAAAAGGCAATTGAATAAGGGATAAAAGATTTGGAAATTCTCTTGATAAAAGAATGAAACTTTATAAGGAGGAGGTCTTTTCCGTTTCGTTTGAGGTCCAAAGCCGAAACGGTTGAGGATCTTTGTTTCAGTGTTGAGTGAGCTGAGAAGTGAAGTTAGTAATGGAGAGCAGCGAGGAAGAAGATGATTTCCCTTCCATTGAGAGCATCATCCCCCAATCCAAGGTCGATTCTCTTTACCAGTCTCACACCGAAAAGGTACCTTCCATTCCTTcattcttctctctctctctctcctcttttcAATTTCACTGAACGAGCCCTTTCTATTCTCTAATTCTTGTGTTTGGATGATATGACCAGGGGATTCGAAAACTTTGCTGTGAGCTCTTAGATTTGAAGGATGCTGTGGAGAACTTATGTGGCAATATGCACTCCAAGTTCTTGGCTTTCTTAAGGTAAACATAAAAAACAATATCTATTCTTCATTCCTAATCCATTAATCCGGTAACATTTATGTGCTATCAAATTCCAAGAAATTGACCACTAAGGATTGCCAGTTTTTCTCTATATTTATGTGTGTGTAGTGCTTTAATTGAGTAGCAACATGCATACTTTATGGGGTATAAGACATTTTTCCCTTTGTTATTGATTTTTTAGGATATCTGAGGAGGCTGTAGAAGTGAAGCATGAATTGATTGAGCTGCAAAAGCATATCTCAGCTCAAGGTATTCTTGTACAGGACTTAATGACAGGTGTCTGCCGTGAATTGGAAGAGTGGAATAAGTCAAGCCGCGATCCTGCTGAAATTCAATTGGAACCTGAAATATCTGAAATTATTGAGCCGTTACCAAGCGAGGGAACTGACCGGAAAACAACATTCTTAGAAAACCTTGATGTTCTTCTGGCCGAGCATAAGTTTGAAGAAGCTTTGGATGCGTTAGATGCCGAAGAAAGAAATTCTGCAGATCTGAAAGGCTCAGGGAATAGCTCACCTGATGAAATTTCCTCGTGCAAGTCTGATTTATTGGAAAGAAAGGCAATGCTTGAAGAACAGCTTATTGGAATCACCGAACAACCTTCAGTTAGTTTCCCTGAGCTGAAGAAGGCCTTAAATGGTTTAATAAAACTTGGAAAAGGTCCTACTGCACATCAACAACTGCTGAATTTTTTTGGGGCTCACCTCCAAAAGAGAATCGAAGCTTTGCTTCCGTCAAGTTCTCTGTGTCCTGCAACATTTCCTTATACATTATCTAAGGTTGTATTTTCTGTAGTTTCCCTGGCAACAAAGGAATCTGCTTTGATTTTTGGAGATAATCCTGTTTATACCAACAGAATTGTTCAGTGGGCAGAGTGGGAAATTGAATATTTTGTACGGTTGGTGAAAGAGAATGCACCATCTGCGGATACTGTTTATGCCTTACGTGCTGTTAGCATATGTATACAGGCTAGTCTAAACTACTGCTCAATCTTGGAGTCACTAGGATTGAAAATGTCTAAACTGCTGTTGGTACTACTTCGTCCTTCTTTTGAAGAAGTTTTAGAATCAAACTTTAGACGCGCTAGAAGACTAGTTCTTGACATGGCTGAATCTACGGAATGCTTCCCATTGTCGCCACAATTTGCATCTTCACTTTCTGCTATAGCAACATCATCTAGTAGCATGCTTGTTGAGAGTGGAATGCGTTTTATGCGCATAGTTGAAGTAAGTACACTTAACATGATATATCTATTAGCAAATggaaaattattaatatatggCCTATGCTTTCTCTTTTACATGGTTGAATCATTTAACGGTTGTAGGATGgataagaaaaaattaaagttgttACGAATATCCTTTGCTTTAGTTTCCCCATTTTTCCTTTTCCATTTCCCCATCCTATATCTCTGACTGGAAACAATTATGCTGAGTTATTTAGCAGCATTGGCATTTGATATCCCAAGTCTTCAAAACTTGCAACGAAAAATGAAGGTTTTACAAGTGCTTGTCATGCAACATATGTGAATAGTTTTGTAGCTATCTCGACATGTTGACTTTTATGTGCCTTCCTGCATCCATGAGTAGTTGAGTACTACATAAATTCCCCTCCCCTAAGTTGATTTGCTTGAATTTGCTTCGTTCTGCTGTAACATAAATGGTGTACTTATGGTGCAATTTACAGGAGATATTGGAACAGTTAACACCAATGGCTAGTTTGCACTTTGGAGGAAATGTACTTAGCAGAATTTTACAACTATTTGATAAATACATGGATGCTCTTATCAAAGCTTTGCCTGGTCCATCGGATGATGACAATCTTCCTGAGCTGAAAGAGGCTGTGCCTTTCAGAGCTGAGACAGACTCTGAACAACTTGCAATATTAGGGGTAGCATTTATCATATTGGATGAATTGTTACCAAATGCTGTATTGTCAACATGGATGCGGAAAAGTGATAGTAAGGAATTAAACAGTGAACCTTCAGAGAATGTCGTGCTCAACACAAATACTAGTGTGGAATTAAAGGAGTGGAAGAAACATCTTCAGCATTCTTTTGACAAGCTTCGAGATCACTTCTGTCGACAATACGTTTTGACTTTCATCTATTCAAGAGAGGGAAAAACACGGTTGAATGCACATATTTACTTGAGTGATAACAGAGATGATCTTTACGATTCGGGCCCATTGCCTTCACTTCCATTTCAGGTCATTATCCTATTCTTCTGTTTCTGCTGCTGAACTTGTCTTGTGTTTTCTAGTTACTTTTTCTTATCTGCTGTGTGGATAATACCTctttgcttccatgcttccctTATGGCAATATTAACTACAGATACTTGATTGCATGAGTTCCTGAATGTATCTGTAGCCATTATTAATTGATTTATTTCTTTCATTCTGATATTTATTTAGTTTCAGAAGTGTGTGCATGCATCAGTCATCTGTCTCTATATGTATTATATGTAATATAATTCTTGTGTTGTTTTACAATACTGATGTGTAGTTATATTTGCAGGCATTGTTTGCAAAGCTGCAGCAATTAGCAACTGTGGCTGGAGATGTATTGCTTGGGAAAGAGAAAATACAGAAAATTTTGCTTGCTAGGTTGACCGAGACTGTTGTCATGTGGTTGTCTGATGAGCAAGAGTTCTGGGGTGTATTAGAAGATAATTCAGCTCCCTTGCAACCACTTGGTTTGCAGCAGGTACTTATTTACATGCATAATGTGCTAATAATTTCATGTTATCTCATGTTACAGGAAATATGAATACTGTAGTGTCAAAATGCTGTCGGAGATTTAATATGGTGTTTTAGATGATAAAATGCATTTTTGAACATTGAAAAACCGATATGAGTTACTGAAAAGTCATGACTCCCAATTGATCACTGTAAGTTGGTCTTAGTTTTATGGTTATCATCAGATTTTGTTACAAATAGCGTTACATTTTCAGTTCCTTCCATAAGTGATTGTTGTGGTTATCAATGTCTCTGATTTCATCTGAAATGCTTATTTTCAGTTGTAATTGAaagggttaagtatgattttggtccttAAGGTATAGGTCGAAATTTCTTTTCGTCTCAAACCTGtttttgcatacaaaatcgTCTCTAAGGTTTAAAACTAAGTTTTAAAATCGTTCTTTTtacttaaatattaaaattttggacCAAGTtactcataataaaaaaaattataaaataaaaaaaaaagaaaaaagaagagaaaagagagcgTTTTTGCTCTtgtgaagggggaagggaagaagaagaagaagttgtcTACGATCCGCCTCTGCCTCCGCTTCTGTCGCCACTTCCGTACGGTTTTGGTTCCTAAGGTAAGAACGATTTTAAAACCAAGTTAAATCTTAGAGAcgattttgtatgcaaaaaaagGTTCGAGACGAAAAATTTTTCGGCGTATACCTTAGGGatcaaaatcgtacttaaccctaaTTGAAACTATGAACAACTCCATTTCATTTGTCTTGTCTGTAGTATATGATATAAGCCTACTctctataataaaaaat
This window contains:
- the LOC130974908 gene encoding probable inactive purple acid phosphatase 1, whose amino-acid sequence is MVWNESLVTLTGILFSYTISSASTCPAENQFTSPPLFCSSAPIKYANFSSPNYRKSGKDYLKLQLINQRSNFSFAFFKGGLTNFTGEKDSSQSHSPTSQNASKRLVGLGGAYGEDDGYEVIKKAIINLSLGHKEHIIAYGEGNERKLTGGG
- the LOC130973891 gene encoding exocyst complex component EXO84C; the protein is MESSEEEDDFPSIESIIPQSKVDSLYQSHTEKGIRKLCCELLDLKDAVENLCGNMHSKFLAFLRISEEAVEVKHELIELQKHISAQGILVQDLMTGVCRELEEWNKSSRDPAEIQLEPEISEIIEPLPSEGTDRKTTFLENLDVLLAEHKFEEALDALDAEERNSADLKGSGNSSPDEISSCKSDLLERKAMLEEQLIGITEQPSVSFPELKKALNGLIKLGKGPTAHQQLLNFFGAHLQKRIEALLPSSSLCPATFPYTLSKVVFSVVSLATKESALIFGDNPVYTNRIVQWAEWEIEYFVRLVKENAPSADTVYALRAVSICIQASLNYCSILESLGLKMSKLLLVLLRPSFEEVLESNFRRARRLVLDMAESTECFPLSPQFASSLSAIATSSSSMLVESGMRFMRIVEEILEQLTPMASLHFGGNVLSRILQLFDKYMDALIKALPGPSDDDNLPELKEAVPFRAETDSEQLAILGVAFIILDELLPNAVLSTWMRKSDSKELNSEPSENVVLNTNTSVELKEWKKHLQHSFDKLRDHFCRQYVLTFIYSREGKTRLNAHIYLSDNRDDLYDSGPLPSLPFQALFAKLQQLATVAGDVLLGKEKIQKILLARLTETVVMWLSDEQEFWGVLEDNSAPLQPLGLQQLILDMHFTVEIARFAGYPSRHVHQIASAIITRAITTFSARGIQPQRSALPEDEWFVETAKSAINKLLLGVSESEASDIDDEDHIIVHEVVSDSDTVSSLSTMESTESFASASASMAELDSPSNLSDQDN